A stretch of the Buchananella sp. 14KM1171 genome encodes the following:
- a CDS encoding L-serine ammonia-lyase encodes MSDTLRAGVKVSGEATAQPVLPAAMMAGSAPAATAQRPLSVFDIFRVGIGPSSSHTVGPMRAAYVFARRLGALLDAPAGQSAEAAEPSPAGQPPEAAARLGRVTVELFGSLGATGRGHATDRAVLLGLAGHKPETVTSAQVADALPHLAATGTTPVAGRELPFDMARDIFFLPGTVLPYHVNGLRLRAYAQVDDAPPASPLNAAAPSGGAGGGGEEGVVGPENQAGALLLEGVFYSVGGGFVMEQVGGSLEEPQCQALASASTRALHSIPAPYPFTTGRQLLEHAEAAGLRVSEVVRANEEAARSREEVDAYLDRIMAVMEECIEAGCTTHGVLPGGLNVPRRAAVLSRQLMSRSPYPTNTWRDASDPMAGIDWVNLYALAVNEENAAGHRVVTAPTNGAAGVVPAVLEYYLRFVPGACHEGARDFLLAATAVGALIKTNASIAGAEVGCQGEVGSAAAMAAAGLADALGGTPLQVENAAEIAMEHNLGLTCDPVAGLVQIPCIERNAIAAVKAINAARMALWGDGRHQVSLDTVIETMRQTGQDMLSKYKETSQGGLAVNVVEC; translated from the coding sequence ATGTCGGATACGTTGCGAGCAGGAGTGAAAGTGAGCGGGGAGGCCACGGCGCAGCCCGTGCTGCCCGCCGCGATGATGGCCGGCAGCGCGCCGGCGGCCACCGCCCAGCGCCCGCTGTCCGTGTTCGACATCTTCCGCGTCGGCATCGGCCCGTCCTCCTCCCACACGGTCGGCCCCATGCGCGCCGCCTACGTCTTCGCCCGCCGCCTGGGCGCCCTCCTGGACGCCCCCGCCGGCCAGAGCGCCGAAGCCGCCGAGCCCTCCCCCGCCGGCCAGCCCCCCGAAGCCGCCGCCCGCCTGGGCCGCGTCACCGTGGAACTGTTCGGTTCCCTGGGTGCCACCGGGCGGGGCCACGCCACCGACCGCGCCGTCCTGCTTGGCCTGGCCGGCCACAAGCCCGAGACCGTCACCAGCGCCCAAGTGGCCGACGCCCTGCCCCACCTTGCCGCCACCGGCACCACCCCCGTGGCCGGCCGCGAGCTGCCCTTCGACATGGCGCGCGACATCTTCTTCCTGCCCGGCACCGTCCTGCCCTACCACGTCAACGGCCTGCGCCTGCGCGCCTACGCCCAGGTGGACGACGCTCCACCCGCCTCCCCCCTCAACGCGGCCGCCCCGAGTGGCGGTGCTGGTGGGGGCGGCGAGGAGGGCGTCGTCGGCCCCGAAAACCAGGCAGGGGCACTGCTACTAGAGGGCGTGTTCTACTCCGTAGGCGGCGGCTTCGTCATGGAGCAGGTGGGCGGCAGCCTGGAGGAGCCGCAGTGCCAGGCCCTGGCCAGCGCCTCCACGCGCGCACTGCACTCCATCCCCGCGCCCTACCCGTTCACCACCGGAAGGCAGCTACTGGAGCACGCAGAGGCTGCCGGACTGCGCGTCTCAGAGGTGGTGCGCGCCAACGAGGAGGCCGCCCGCTCGCGCGAGGAAGTGGATGCCTACCTGGATCGCATCATGGCCGTCATGGAGGAGTGCATCGAAGCTGGCTGCACCACCCACGGTGTTCTGCCCGGCGGTCTAAACGTGCCCCGACGTGCGGCCGTGCTGTCTCGCCAGCTCATGAGCCGCTCACCCTACCCCACCAACACCTGGCGCGACGCCAGCGACCCCATGGCCGGCATCGACTGGGTCAATCTCTACGCGCTCGCGGTGAACGAGGAGAACGCCGCCGGGCACCGGGTGGTCACCGCCCCCACCAACGGCGCCGCCGGGGTAGTGCCCGCCGTGCTGGAGTATTACCTGCGGTTCGTGCCCGGCGCCTGCCACGAGGGCGCGCGCGACTTCCTGCTGGCCGCCACCGCTGTGGGCGCTTTGATCAAGACCAACGCCTCCATCGCCGGGGCAGAAGTGGGCTGCCAGGGAGAGGTGGGATCGGCCGCCGCGATGGCCGCCGCCGGATTGGCCGACGCCCTGGGCGGCACCCCCCTCCAGGTGGAAAACGCCGCAGAGATCGCCATGGAACACAACCTGGGCCTCACCTGTGACCCAGTGGCCGGGCTGGTGCAGATCCCCTGCATCGAGCGCAACGCGATCGCCGCCGTGAAGGCCATCAACGCCGCCCGCATGGCCCTGTGGGGAGACGGGCGCCATCAGGTCAGCCTGGACACCGTCATCGAGACGATGCGCCAGACCGGGCAGGACATGCTCTCGAAGTACAAGGAGACCTCGCAGGGCGGGCTGGCCGTCAACGTCGTGGAGTGCTGA
- the mtnN gene encoding 5'-methylthioadenosine/S-adenosylhomocysteine nucleosidase produces the protein MSVSQLAAPAAIVVVAMSEEAAPFHAAAEASTELPVRVPAHALTVQGRSLWLVECNIGMVAAASALTQALELLAARHPGAAVPVVSAGTAGGLGVEVNVRDVCVSTTLAYSEADARIFGYELGQVPRQPARFEADASLVAAARRTAPAAQAGQEPPGAGVHFGLMLTGNSFVTAATATQVRQLFPGAVSVDMESVALAQVARDYGLPFVSVRGVSDLCGPAADQEFHVGVEVAAARSAAAVLALLETAAA, from the coding sequence ATGAGCGTTTCTCAGTTAGCCGCGCCTGCCGCGATCGTGGTGGTGGCAATGAGTGAGGAGGCCGCCCCGTTCCACGCGGCGGCCGAGGCCAGCACCGAGTTGCCGGTGCGCGTGCCCGCGCACGCGCTGACCGTGCAGGGCCGGAGCCTGTGGCTGGTGGAGTGCAACATCGGCATGGTGGCTGCGGCGAGCGCGCTCACCCAGGCGCTGGAGCTGCTGGCGGCCCGCCACCCGGGCGCGGCGGTGCCCGTGGTGAGCGCGGGCACGGCCGGGGGGCTGGGCGTGGAGGTGAACGTGCGCGACGTGTGCGTCTCCACCACCCTGGCCTACAGCGAGGCAGATGCGCGCATCTTTGGCTACGAGCTGGGGCAGGTGCCGCGCCAGCCGGCGCGTTTCGAGGCAGATGCCTCCCTGGTGGCTGCTGCGCGGCGGACTGCCCCTGCGGCGCAGGCCGGCCAGGAGCCGCCCGGCGCCGGGGTGCACTTTGGCTTGATGTTGACCGGCAATTCCTTCGTCACCGCAGCCACGGCCACCCAGGTGCGCCAGCTGTTCCCGGGCGCGGTGAGCGTGGACATGGAGTCGGTCGCACTGGCCCAGGTGGCACGCGACTACGGGTTGCCGTTCGTGTCCGTGCGGGGGGTTTCCGATCTCTGCGGCCCGGCGGCGGACCAGGAGTTCCACGTGGGGGTGGAGGTGGCGGCGGCGCGGTCCGCCGCCGCCGTACTGGCGCTGCTGGAGACCGCTGCGGCCTGA
- a CDS encoding Fic family protein gives MWTNPDLPYQDLPPLPPAQEVETRDVLKAVIGAARSLAALDAACLRLPNPDILFNMIPLLEAQASSEIENIVTTNDELFRAAHLPQEGALTPAVKEALSYRQALRAGAQSLQERPLQLNTAIEVCSVLQGHAVSIRQTTGIYIGNPVTKARIYTPPEGKEVITRHMSAWERFLHGADGIDPLVGMALQHYQFEAIHPFPDGNGRTGRIINLLYLMDKGVIRQPVLYLSGYIVRHKDEYYRLLRAVTREDAWEDWVLFVVRGCDEVARWTLQLVDDIAELQRETEQAVRTVVPRAPAAELVRLLFTKPYVRIDDVVSAGLAQRAAASRWLDSLVQAQVLTSEKAGRSLVFVNSPLLRLMFGSALSA, from the coding sequence GTGTGGACTAACCCGGACCTTCCGTACCAGGACCTCCCGCCGCTGCCTCCGGCGCAGGAGGTGGAGACGCGGGATGTGCTGAAGGCGGTGATCGGCGCAGCCCGCTCGCTGGCTGCGCTCGACGCCGCCTGTCTGCGCCTGCCCAATCCGGACATCCTGTTCAACATGATCCCGCTCCTGGAGGCTCAGGCCTCCAGCGAGATCGAGAACATCGTGACCACGAACGACGAGCTGTTCCGCGCCGCTCACCTGCCCCAGGAGGGGGCACTCACCCCGGCGGTAAAGGAGGCGCTGTCTTATCGGCAGGCGTTGCGTGCGGGTGCCCAGTCACTGCAGGAGCGCCCTCTCCAGCTGAACACCGCAATCGAGGTGTGCAGCGTCCTGCAGGGACACGCCGTATCGATTCGACAAACCACGGGCATATACATCGGCAACCCGGTTACCAAGGCACGCATCTACACCCCGCCGGAGGGAAAAGAGGTCATCACCCGTCACATGAGCGCCTGGGAGCGCTTCCTGCACGGTGCTGATGGAATCGACCCCCTAGTGGGCATGGCGTTGCAGCACTACCAGTTCGAGGCCATTCACCCGTTCCCGGACGGCAACGGCCGAACCGGGCGCATCATCAACCTGCTCTACCTGATGGATAAGGGGGTGATCCGCCAGCCGGTGCTCTACCTGTCGGGCTACATAGTGCGCCACAAGGACGAGTACTACCGTCTGCTGCGCGCCGTCACCCGGGAGGACGCCTGGGAGGACTGGGTGCTGTTCGTGGTGCGCGGCTGCGACGAGGTGGCGCGCTGGACGCTCCAGCTGGTCGACGACATTGCCGAGCTGCAGCGGGAAACGGAGCAGGCGGTGCGCACGGTGGTGCCCCGCGCCCCGGCGGCGGAGTTGGTGCGGCTGCTGTTCACAAAGCCGTACGTGCGCATCGACGACGTCGTCTCCGCAGGCCTGGCCCAGCGCGCGGCCGCCTCCCGCTGGCTGGATAGCCTGGTGCAGGCGCAGGTGCTCACTTCGGAGAAGGCGGGCCGAAGCCTGGTGTTCGTCAATTCCCCGTTGTTGCGCCTGATGTTCGGCTCGGCGCTGTCGGCGTGA
- a CDS encoding Fic family protein: protein MKTPTPPPTDTALDLLMRYGAHLTLNELKHITEPATATARQLSQAGYPTWDEVRYSPLVAGLPSPELVWANIKYGRHQSAHPTPFTLMDGTQLTYNIPGELLRLIEEIARRAAGSLQTTEPSLADSPRQYLLTSLQEEAITSSQLEGASTTRVVAKEMLRSRRKPRDKGEQMVANNFAAMQLISQRRQAPLTPEFVCQLHRVLTAGTLPAGQAGRLQQPGEERVRIYADHTDEQVLHVPPPTAELPARLQAVCDFANAGWDGGDSPYTPPLIRSMVLHFMVGHDHYFSDGNGRLARAIFYWSMLHHGFFLTEYLSISRLLRQAPAQYARAFLHVEYDEGDLTHFLLHQARIVVRAINDLETYLARKEHERLTLSPTLAGAGFNSRQCDLLASLLVKPSVMLTVSGYQERYEVSNQTARTDLQGLEEAGLIVGSRSGKRMEWWTARDFPSRMRQLTSS, encoded by the coding sequence ATGAAGACGCCGACCCCTCCCCCCACAGACACAGCGCTGGATCTACTCATGCGCTACGGCGCGCACCTGACGCTCAACGAGCTAAAGCACATAACTGAACCCGCCACCGCCACCGCCCGCCAGCTCAGCCAAGCGGGCTACCCCACCTGGGACGAGGTCCGCTACTCCCCGCTAGTAGCCGGCCTGCCATCCCCCGAACTCGTTTGGGCCAACATCAAGTACGGCCGCCACCAGTCGGCCCACCCCACGCCTTTCACCCTCATGGACGGCACCCAGCTCACCTACAACATCCCCGGCGAGCTGCTGCGCCTAATCGAAGAAATCGCCCGGCGCGCGGCCGGCTCCCTCCAGACTACGGAGCCTTCCCTGGCAGACTCGCCCCGCCAGTACCTCCTCACCTCGCTCCAGGAGGAGGCGATCACCTCGAGCCAGCTGGAGGGAGCTTCCACCACTCGCGTCGTGGCCAAGGAGATGCTGCGCAGCCGCCGCAAGCCTCGGGACAAGGGCGAGCAGATGGTGGCCAACAACTTCGCGGCCATGCAGCTCATTTCCCAGCGGCGCCAGGCCCCGCTCACCCCCGAGTTTGTCTGCCAGCTTCACCGGGTGCTAACCGCGGGGACTCTGCCTGCCGGTCAGGCCGGTCGCCTGCAGCAGCCCGGCGAGGAGCGCGTGCGTATCTACGCCGACCACACCGATGAGCAGGTGCTCCACGTCCCGCCCCCGACCGCCGAGCTCCCGGCCCGCCTGCAGGCGGTCTGCGACTTCGCCAACGCCGGGTGGGACGGCGGCGACTCCCCTTACACCCCGCCGCTGATCCGCTCGATGGTCCTGCATTTCATGGTGGGCCACGACCACTACTTCTCAGACGGCAACGGCCGCCTGGCCCGCGCGATCTTCTACTGGTCGATGCTGCACCACGGCTTCTTCCTTACCGAGTACCTCTCCATCTCCCGACTCCTGCGCCAGGCCCCGGCCCAGTACGCCCGCGCGTTCCTACACGTCGAGTACGACGAGGGCGACCTGACCCACTTCCTGCTCCACCAGGCCCGGATCGTCGTGCGCGCGATCAACGACCTCGAGACATACCTGGCTAGGAAGGAGCATGAGCGCCTGACCTTGTCTCCCACACTGGCAGGCGCCGGATTCAACTCTCGGCAATGCGACCTGCTCGCCTCGTTGCTCGTGAAGCCTTCGGTCATGCTTACCGTGTCGGGATACCAGGAGCGCTACGAGGTTTCCAACCAGACTGCCCGCACTGATCTCCAAGGACTGGAAGAAGCGGGCCTGATCGTCGGTAGCCGCAGCGGCAAACGAATGGAGTGGTGGACGGCGCGAGACTTTCCTTCCCGCATGCGCCAACTAACAAGCTCTTGA
- a CDS encoding S-ribosylhomocysteine lyase, whose product MTDSPRMNTESFNLDHRLVAAPYVRVADRKVLPGGDVLIKYDVRFAQPNVAHLSMPAVHSIEHLSAELMRNHTDKLIDFSPMGCQTGFYALTLGLEPADFLPILEATCRDILAAAQVPAANEVQCGWGASHSLTGAQAAVAAFLEHRSEWEQVLADDASPAAL is encoded by the coding sequence ATGACTGATTCCCCGCGCATGAACACCGAGTCCTTCAACCTGGATCACCGCCTGGTGGCGGCCCCGTACGTGCGGGTGGCGGACCGCAAGGTGCTGCCGGGCGGGGACGTGCTCATCAAGTACGACGTGCGCTTCGCCCAGCCGAACGTGGCGCACCTGTCGATGCCGGCGGTGCACTCGATTGAGCACCTGAGCGCGGAGTTGATGCGCAACCACACGGACAAGCTGATCGACTTCTCCCCCATGGGCTGCCAGACCGGTTTTTACGCGCTCACTTTGGGGCTCGAGCCGGCCGACTTCCTGCCGATCTTGGAGGCCACTTGCCGCGACATCCTGGCCGCCGCGCAGGTTCCTGCGGCTAACGAGGTGCAGTGCGGGTGGGGGGCGTCGCACTCCCTGACCGGCGCGCAGGCTGCGGTGGCCGCCTTCTTGGAGCACCGCTCCGAGTGGGAGCAGGTTTTGGCCGACGACGCCTCTCCCGCCGCCCTCTAA